One Paraburkholderia kururiensis DNA window includes the following coding sequences:
- a CDS encoding heavy metal translocating P-type ATPase, with the protein MPWVTFVPLLASALSLIAGLAFAGFGRSAVAHALWTLGAVPVLLVLAVSIVRALRRHEAGVDVLALVAIGFALALGESLTAAVIALMLASGRALEHYAHARAQREMTALLAHAPRHANRFEAGEWRRVELDDVQAGDRLLVRTGEFVPVDGSLTDHAELDESTLTGEAAIQPRRPGEAVQSGVLNVGPAFEMVAAASAGDSTFAGIVRMVQFAREARSPAERLADRYAVLFMIAALFFALASWLAVGDLARVLAVLVVATPCPLILAVPVAIVSGMSRCAKRGVLVKGGGALERLAQAGALFFDKTGTLTGGHARLVAVESAPGTASDDVLRIAASLGQASAHVISEAVTMAARERHLALAVPSSVIERAGAGVTGEVDGHAVAIGSFAHVSEVAAPQPWCTAFLQRVAYEGASAVFVAVDGVMIGAVQLADQIRLETPRALRLLRQEGIRRLVMLTGDRRDVAETVGAMLGVTEVMPEQTPADKLAAIQAARRDDTVVMVGDGVNDAPALAAADVGVAMGARGAAASSEAADVVLLVDRLDRLVDALRVARRTRRIAMESVVAGMTLSFAAMAVAAAGYLPPLAGALLQEFIDVAVILNALRALRIHPGTAPGSLARDDADRLKAGHAELGPVMEQIRTLADELPRMPPHAVAAALTRMNESLAQHLVPHEQHDDIELYPGLAQLMGGDDPMAAMSGTHREIFRLARMLKQMTAHVPPEGPDAASLREFQRLLYALDAIVRLHCAQEDELFHALVEAG; encoded by the coding sequence ATGCCGTGGGTCACGTTCGTCCCGCTGCTTGCCTCGGCCCTGAGCCTGATCGCGGGCCTCGCCTTCGCAGGCTTCGGACGAAGCGCCGTGGCCCACGCGCTCTGGACCTTGGGCGCCGTGCCGGTGCTGCTCGTGCTCGCGGTGTCCATCGTTCGTGCGCTGCGGCGGCACGAGGCGGGCGTCGACGTGCTGGCGCTGGTGGCCATCGGCTTTGCGCTCGCGCTGGGCGAGTCGCTCACGGCCGCCGTGATCGCCTTGATGCTGGCGAGCGGCCGCGCGCTCGAACACTATGCCCACGCCCGCGCCCAGCGCGAAATGACAGCGCTGCTCGCCCACGCACCGCGCCACGCCAACCGGTTCGAAGCGGGCGAGTGGCGCCGCGTGGAACTGGACGACGTGCAGGCCGGCGACCGTCTGCTCGTGCGTACCGGCGAATTCGTGCCGGTGGACGGCAGCCTCACCGACCACGCGGAACTCGACGAATCCACGCTCACGGGCGAGGCGGCCATCCAGCCGCGCCGGCCCGGCGAAGCCGTGCAGAGCGGCGTGCTCAACGTGGGGCCCGCGTTCGAGATGGTGGCGGCCGCGAGCGCGGGCGACAGCACGTTCGCGGGCATCGTGCGCATGGTGCAGTTCGCGCGTGAGGCGCGCAGTCCCGCCGAGCGGCTCGCGGACCGCTACGCCGTGCTCTTCATGATCGCCGCGCTGTTCTTTGCGCTTGCCAGCTGGCTTGCCGTGGGCGACCTCGCGCGGGTGCTCGCGGTGCTCGTCGTGGCCACGCCGTGTCCGCTGATTCTCGCGGTGCCGGTGGCCATCGTGTCGGGCATGTCGCGATGCGCGAAGCGCGGCGTGCTCGTGAAGGGCGGCGGCGCGCTGGAGCGGCTCGCGCAGGCCGGCGCGCTCTTCTTCGACAAGACGGGCACGCTGACGGGCGGCCACGCGCGCCTCGTGGCCGTGGAGAGCGCGCCGGGCACGGCATCCGACGACGTGTTGCGGATCGCGGCGTCGCTCGGCCAGGCGTCCGCGCACGTGATATCGGAAGCGGTGACGATGGCCGCGCGCGAGCGCCACCTCGCGCTGGCGGTGCCGTCCAGTGTGATCGAGCGGGCGGGCGCCGGCGTGACGGGCGAAGTGGACGGGCACGCGGTGGCGATCGGATCGTTTGCGCACGTGTCGGAGGTTGCCGCGCCGCAGCCGTGGTGCACGGCGTTCCTTCAGCGTGTGGCGTACGAGGGCGCGTCGGCTGTGTTCGTGGCCGTGGACGGCGTCATGATCGGCGCCGTGCAACTGGCCGACCAGATCCGGCTGGAGACGCCGCGCGCATTGCGTCTTTTGCGGCAGGAAGGCATCCGCCGGCTCGTCATGCTGACGGGCGACCGGCGCGACGTGGCCGAAACCGTGGGCGCGATGCTGGGCGTGACCGAGGTGATGCCCGAACAGACGCCCGCCGACAAACTCGCCGCCATTCAGGCCGCGCGTCGCGACGACACGGTCGTGATGGTGGGCGACGGCGTGAACGACGCCCCGGCGCTGGCCGCCGCCGACGTGGGCGTGGCGATGGGCGCGCGCGGCGCGGCGGCATCGTCCGAAGCGGCGGACGTGGTGCTGCTGGTAGACCGGCTGGATCGTCTGGTCGACGCCTTGCGCGTGGCGCGGCGCACGCGACGTATCGCCATGGAAAGCGTGGTGGCGGGCATGACGCTCTCGTTCGCCGCGATGGCCGTGGCCGCGGCCGGCTACCTGCCGCCGCTGGCGGGCGCGCTGCTGCAGGAATTCATCGACGTCGCCGTGATCCTCAATGCGCTGCGTGCCTTGCGCATTCACCCCGGCACCGCGCCCGGCAGCCTCGCGCGCGACGACGCGGACCGCCTCAAAGCGGGCCACGCCGAACTGGGACCGGTAATGGAGCAGATCAGGACGCTCGCGGACGAACTGCCGCGCATGCCGCCGCACGCCGTTGCCGCCGCGCTCACGCGCATGAACGAGTCGCTGGCGCAGCACCTCGTGCCGCACGAGCAGCACGACGACATCGAGCTTTACCCGGGCCTCGCGCAGCTCATGGGCGGCGACGACCCCATGGCCGCGATGAGCGGCACGCATCGCGAGATCTTTCGCCTTGCACGCATGCTGAAACAGATGACCGCCCATGTGCCGCCCGAGGGGCCGGATGCGGCGAGCCTGCGCGAATTCCAGCGTCTTCTCTACGCGCTCGACGCCATCGTGCGGCTGCATTGCGCTCAGGAGGACGAACTGTTTCATGCGCTGGTTGAAGCGGGATGA
- a CDS encoding ferritin family protein, giving the protein MKLFTQLISVSALAALSFAAAPALAEGELKDQTKQNLEAAMHGEAYAHLKYLAYAEHARKSGHPELAKLFDESANVEANEHFAREAQALNLAKSDEANLADGMAGEHYENTKMYVKYAEQADAAGDKKVAAMFRQIAADEGDHYNAYKSAAEKLKAAGK; this is encoded by the coding sequence ATGAAACTCTTCACGCAACTGATTTCCGTGTCCGCACTGGCGGCGCTCTCGTTCGCCGCCGCGCCCGCACTCGCCGAGGGCGAGCTGAAAGACCAGACGAAGCAGAACCTCGAAGCCGCCATGCACGGCGAGGCCTACGCACACCTCAAGTACCTCGCCTACGCCGAACATGCGCGCAAGAGCGGACACCCGGAACTCGCGAAGCTCTTCGACGAGAGCGCGAACGTAGAGGCCAACGAGCACTTCGCACGCGAAGCGCAAGCGCTGAACCTCGCGAAGTCCGACGAAGCCAACCTGGCCGACGGCATGGCCGGCGAGCACTACGAGAACACGAAGATGTACGTCAAGTACGCGGAGCAGGCCGACGCGGCGGGCGACAAGAAGGTGGCCGCCATGTTCCGCCAGATCGCCGCCGACGAAGGCGATCACTACAACGCGTACAAGAGCGCTGCCGAAAAGCTGAAGGCGGCCGGCAAGTAA
- a CDS encoding PepSY domain-containing protein: MNRKRIGSIAAIVMLGAIAGHAVASPTCTRQPESQWLSEAEMQKKIGQMGYKDIKVFKKTTSGCYEIYGRTGDGRKAEVYFNPVTGAVVESNVD, from the coding sequence ATGAATCGCAAACGCATTGGAAGCATCGCCGCTATCGTCATGCTGGGCGCAATCGCGGGTCACGCCGTTGCCAGCCCCACGTGTACGCGTCAGCCGGAATCGCAGTGGCTGAGCGAGGCGGAGATGCAGAAGAAGATCGGTCAGATGGGCTACAAGGACATCAAGGTGTTCAAGAAAACGACTTCGGGGTGTTACGAGATCTACGGCCGTACCGGCGACGGTCGCAAGGCCGAGGTCTACTTCAATCCGGTAACGGGCGCCGTTGTAGAAAGCAACGTGGATTAG
- a CDS encoding cytochrome b/b6 domain-containing protein, which yields MLPPHPRETLMASAAAVRGAKPRSVRVWDPVVRVFHWTVVAGVLANYLLLEAGKAPHRYVGYVVAGALAVRFVWGFIGSAHARFADFVASPRAAATHLAHAVAGRDRRYVGHNPAGGLMMVALMALLAAVCVTGWMQGLDAFWGEQWLQTTHALLVDAVLAMAALHVMAALVESRRHRENLVLAMVTGRKRPASGTDVDHAAAARRR from the coding sequence ATGCTTCCCCCGCATCCTCGCGAAACGCTGATGGCTTCCGCGGCTGCCGTGCGTGGCGCGAAGCCGCGTTCGGTCCGCGTGTGGGACCCTGTCGTGCGCGTCTTTCACTGGACCGTGGTGGCGGGTGTGCTCGCAAACTATCTGCTGCTCGAAGCGGGCAAGGCGCCGCACCGTTACGTGGGCTACGTGGTGGCGGGCGCGCTCGCCGTGCGCTTCGTCTGGGGCTTCATCGGCAGCGCGCACGCCCGGTTCGCCGACTTCGTGGCGAGCCCGCGCGCCGCGGCGACGCATCTTGCGCACGCCGTGGCCGGGCGTGATCGGCGCTACGTCGGGCACAACCCCGCAGGCGGCCTCATGATGGTCGCGCTCATGGCGCTGCTGGCCGCGGTCTGCGTCACGGGCTGGATGCAGGGCCTCGACGCGTTCTGGGGCGAGCAATGGCTTCAGACCACGCATGCGCTGCTCGTCGATGCCGTGCTCGCCATGGCCGCGTTGCACGTGATGGCGGCGCTGGTGGAGAGCCGGCGGCATCGCGAGAACCTCGTGCTCGCCATGGTGACGGGGCGCAAACGGCCTGCCTCGGGAACGGATGTGGACCATGCGGCTGCTGCTCGTCGAAGATAA
- a CDS encoding response regulator transcription factor, with protein MRLLLVEDNGRLASLIADGLSKEGFTVDWCATLDLARRALASNTYDLVLLDLGMPDGNGVEFVQVMRRGGHTVPVLIVTARSSLDDRVIGLDSGGDDYLVKPFELRELAARCRALLRRPGACLGTTLSAANLELDTAGREVRVSGRVVPVPPRELDLLERLMRRVGHVVTKGALEDSLYALEADVTPNALEAVVSRLRRRLTAAGAQVVMHTAHGIGYMLTAAQASDGDNDEPQRNG; from the coding sequence ATGCGGCTGCTGCTCGTCGAAGATAACGGCAGGCTGGCCTCGCTCATTGCCGATGGGCTTTCGAAAGAAGGCTTCACGGTGGACTGGTGCGCGACGCTCGATCTCGCGAGGCGCGCGCTCGCCTCGAATACCTACGACCTCGTGCTGCTCGATCTCGGCATGCCGGACGGCAACGGTGTGGAGTTCGTGCAAGTTATGCGCCGCGGCGGCCACACCGTTCCGGTGCTGATCGTCACGGCGCGCAGCAGTCTGGACGACCGCGTGATCGGGCTCGACTCGGGCGGCGACGACTATCTCGTCAAGCCGTTCGAGCTGCGCGAGCTGGCGGCGCGGTGCCGTGCGCTCCTGCGCCGGCCGGGCGCCTGCCTCGGCACCACGCTTTCCGCGGCGAATCTCGAGCTGGATACGGCGGGCCGGGAAGTGCGCGTATCGGGCCGCGTCGTGCCGGTGCCGCCGCGTGAACTCGATCTGCTCGAACGTTTGATGCGGCGTGTCGGACACGTAGTGACCAAAGGGGCGCTCGAAGACTCGCTCTACGCGCTCGAAGCCGACGTCACGCCGAACGCGCTCGAAGCGGTGGTGTCGCGCCTGAGGCGGCGTCTTACCGCAGCCGGCGCGCAGGTGGTGATGCATACGGCGCATGGCATCGGCTACATGTTGACCGCCGCGCAAGCCTCGGACGGGGACAACGATGAGCCGCAGCGAAATGGCTGA